From a region of the Janthinobacterium sp. 61 genome:
- a CDS encoding DUF2760 domain-containing protein, protein MSTPSSHPSFWRRVPLAFGAFFSTLSDAAYAARVEKLSLPEAAPVAPVAPAPAPVPTPAAAPVILKEATPDAALQLLALLQREARLIDFTQENLGSHADADIGAAARVVHEGCAKVMREYFTIEAVRQEAEGSRIVLQEGFNSAQVRLTGNVVGSAPYTGTLSHRGWRASSVRLPKLSEQHDAAILAPAEVEL, encoded by the coding sequence ATGAGCACACCATCGTCCCACCCATCGTTCTGGCGCCGCGTCCCGCTGGCTTTCGGCGCCTTCTTCAGCACCCTGTCGGACGCCGCCTATGCGGCCCGCGTCGAAAAACTGTCCTTGCCCGAGGCTGCGCCCGTCGCTCCCGTGGCTCCGGCACCCGCTCCCGTGCCGACGCCGGCCGCCGCCCCCGTCATATTGAAAGAAGCCACGCCGGACGCCGCCCTGCAGTTACTTGCTTTACTGCAACGCGAAGCGCGATTGATCGACTTCACCCAGGAAAACCTGGGCAGCCATGCCGACGCCGACATCGGCGCGGCCGCCCGTGTGGTGCATGAAGGCTGCGCCAAGGTCATGCGCGAATACTTCACCATCGAGGCCGTGCGCCAGGAAGCCGAAGGCAGCCGCATCGTCCTGCAGGAAGGTTTTAATTCCGCGCAAGTGCGCCTGACGGGCAACGTCGTCGGTTCCGCGCCGTACACGGGCACCCTCAGTCACCGCGGCTGGCGCGCCTCCAGCGTACGCCTGCCGAAACTGAGCGAGCAACACGACGCCGCCATCCTGGCCCCGGCCGAGGTGGAACTGTGA